In Chitinophaga sp. HK235, a single window of DNA contains:
- a CDS encoding SusD/RagB family nutrient-binding outer membrane lipoprotein — MKRNILIIAMMAAVSAGIFSGCKKSQFDDRYYDPEKTTLANIDGLYSGLFKNRRIIPNYWNLYTFIAPQTSRYAQSLGFANTNRMYEQTVNYTQDRWNDFYTAPGSNFSGPIASFREMERLYNALKTDAEKQGYLLFMETARIFVYDQATQMVDLWGDIPFTDAGKLNATGGELILAKYDKGKDVYDLALTDLKRISDYLSTVQADQFYQNKLTKQDFVLKGNLVAWRKYCNSLMLRLAMRISYQDEAKAQGIVQTLLSNPTKYPLIETVSENVQIAAKGPDLLSTDMRDGLGGNLAPGYMLDSLMKPSGDPRLRVFFAKNKSGGYFGVPLSWDGGRQSDSISSGFISRIDSVTFINNVNFPGIILTAAEVSFSKAEAYERWGGGDAKAAYENGIKQSITYYFNINGMSAWGTPAQAATAAEISALLTSPQVAYGTIGKDDNLNKIGLQKWVDYGVMLSPQSWAEMRRSGYPKLYFPKDVGTTTMPTPPLRLLYPDKERTLNADNFKAVAAQDGAYNKIFWQVR; from the coding sequence ATGAAAAGGAATATTCTGATAATAGCAATGATGGCCGCGGTGTCAGCGGGCATTTTCTCAGGGTGCAAAAAATCGCAGTTTGATGATCGGTATTATGATCCGGAGAAAACAACCTTAGCAAATATCGACGGTTTATACAGTGGTTTATTCAAAAACAGGCGTATTATTCCTAACTACTGGAACCTGTATACGTTTATTGCTCCTCAAACGAGCCGGTATGCGCAGTCATTGGGTTTTGCAAATACTAACCGCATGTATGAGCAAACAGTGAACTATACGCAGGACCGCTGGAATGATTTCTATACTGCACCAGGTTCAAATTTTTCCGGTCCTATAGCGAGTTTCCGCGAAATGGAACGCCTGTATAATGCCCTTAAAACGGATGCGGAAAAACAAGGTTATTTACTGTTCATGGAAACCGCGCGTATTTTTGTTTATGACCAGGCTACGCAGATGGTGGATTTATGGGGAGATATTCCTTTTACCGATGCCGGTAAACTGAATGCTACCGGAGGAGAGCTGATACTGGCGAAGTATGATAAAGGTAAAGATGTATATGATCTGGCATTAACTGATCTGAAACGGATCAGCGACTACCTGTCTACTGTGCAGGCAGACCAGTTTTATCAGAATAAATTGACCAAGCAGGACTTTGTATTGAAAGGTAATCTGGTGGCATGGCGTAAATACTGTAACTCACTGATGTTACGCCTGGCGATGCGTATTTCCTACCAGGACGAGGCCAAAGCGCAAGGTATTGTGCAAACATTGCTGAGCAATCCAACAAAATATCCGCTGATAGAGACTGTCTCTGAGAACGTACAGATAGCTGCAAAAGGTCCTGACCTGTTGTCTACAGATATGCGTGACGGGTTGGGTGGTAATCTGGCACCTGGTTATATGCTGGATTCACTGATGAAACCTTCCGGTGATCCGCGCTTAAGAGTATTCTTTGCGAAAAACAAGAGTGGTGGTTACTTTGGTGTGCCACTGTCCTGGGATGGTGGTCGTCAGTCAGACTCCATTTCCTCCGGTTTTATTTCCCGTATAGATTCTGTAACATTCATCAACAACGTGAACTTCCCGGGTATTATATTAACTGCTGCAGAAGTTAGTTTTTCTAAAGCGGAAGCCTATGAAAGATGGGGTGGTGGTGATGCTAAAGCGGCCTACGAAAACGGTATCAAACAATCTATTACCTACTATTTCAATATCAATGGCATGAGCGCCTGGGGAACTCCTGCCCAGGCCGCTACTGCAGCAGAAATCAGCGCTTTGCTGACCAGTCCGCAGGTTGCCTATGGTACGATAGGGAAAGATGATAACCTGAATAAAATAGGATTACAGAAATGGGTAGATTATGGTGTGATGTTATCTCCCCAATCATGGGCAGAGATGAGAAGAAGCGGCTATCCCAAACTGTATTTCCCGAAAGATGTAGGTACTACTACCATGCCTACGCCTCCGCTGAGATTACTCTATCCTGATAAAGAACGCACATTGAATGCTGACAACTTTAAAGCTGTTGCTGCACAAGATGGAGCGTATAATAAAATCTTTTGGCAGGTAAGGTAA
- a CDS encoding SusC/RagA family TonB-linked outer membrane protein, with the protein MKRSLFLCVSLLLLCCQVILAQEKKAITGKIQDAKGNPIIGASIQEKGTTNGTTSDADGNYKLNVSSNATVIISSVGYLKQELPAGSHTVLNARLDDDTKGLSEVVVTAMGIKKDRRKVGYAISTVSGEDIVKSSPTNFASALYGRAAGVKIQSAPGGGTSAVNIKIRGLNSINGDNQPLIVVDGVPIRNDIVNNGGYWSDTRIRGNSLLDINPDNIADINILKGAAATALYGSSGSNGVVMITTKSGTKGRGLGVDVNYSYGVEQVGVTPDLQTTYGPGYDRATNKSSFGADDDGWIHMGTINGKDAIRPIFRAYAQFGPKMEGQDVYWWDGQFRKYVSHKNNWKQFYRDGYSSIANVAISNASDKLTYRFSYTRNDYQGVQIGGKQQKNTFNFNTTYKITPKLTTDIVLTYVNEKVHNRPEQINRVTSNYGGFFSSADYMDVYMNKYKTSKGYKWVKFDDTSKDPAEAIKYSIRAYDYMDFLWKQLENSYDERSNRLLSSLTLSYEIAKDLKLRGRIGNDFTGYSAETMNRAEFPLSFGESGAYATNNNVYNIVYGDVLLSYNKQLSKNIGFSASAGYQARREENRFVGIGTNGGLTQENWFSLNASKNPISASSTYRQYYQQDGLFGTVSFDYKNFLFLEGTGRYERASTLAPGNNAYFYPSVSASLELTKALKLPSFVDYSKLRLSYGEVATAAGIYSSNVVYSGYTMNGVPALLPQSAYGNNNLKPERKHEVEVGWETKLLNNRLGFDVSYYNGTIKGQIINLTIPSSTGANSIWKNVGDLNNYGLEVALNGTPVTTRNFDWNMRATLGYNRNKLKSLMPGMDKLVLSNVDNGSLLVTARVGEAAGDIMGYKRKQDAQGNYMIDANGYYIIDFDHQVKLGNIQADLTGGLANTLRYKNWTLDFLVDFRWGGQMISTSNYYGTGAGMYKSTLAGRDAEHGGVAYYVDGSGKNVAAGSGAPAGAKVYHDGVVLNGLTADGKQNGTIIDAASYYLNTYSWGSWPGSGSSSTYEGAVFDNNFIKFRELSLNYTMPVKLKSKVKAQNLTVGVFGRNLFYLYKSLPNLDPEVGIGSSFVSQGIESGTTAASRTMGVNLRLSF; encoded by the coding sequence ATGAAAAGATCGCTGTTCTTATGCGTGTCTCTTCTTCTGCTTTGTTGTCAGGTAATTCTGGCGCAGGAAAAGAAGGCAATTACCGGTAAAATACAGGATGCAAAAGGAAATCCGATTATTGGTGCAAGTATACAGGAAAAGGGTACTACCAATGGCACTACCTCTGATGCCGACGGGAACTACAAACTGAATGTATCGTCTAATGCCACCGTGATTATTAGTTCTGTTGGTTATTTGAAACAGGAACTGCCCGCAGGTAGTCACACTGTACTGAATGCCCGTCTGGATGATGATACAAAGGGCCTGAGTGAAGTAGTAGTAACCGCTATGGGTATTAAAAAAGACCGGCGTAAAGTAGGCTATGCTATTTCCACAGTATCCGGTGAGGATATTGTTAAGTCTTCTCCTACCAACTTCGCTTCTGCTTTATATGGAAGGGCTGCCGGCGTAAAAATTCAATCTGCTCCCGGTGGCGGTACCAGCGCGGTGAATATTAAGATCCGCGGTCTGAACTCCATCAATGGTGATAACCAGCCACTGATTGTAGTAGACGGTGTTCCTATCCGTAATGATATTGTGAACAATGGTGGTTACTGGAGTGATACCCGTATCCGTGGTAACAGTCTGCTGGATATCAATCCTGATAATATTGCCGATATCAATATCCTCAAAGGTGCTGCTGCTACTGCGTTGTACGGTTCCAGCGGCAGTAACGGTGTAGTGATGATCACCACCAAAAGCGGTACTAAAGGAAGAGGTCTTGGCGTAGATGTTAACTATTCCTATGGTGTTGAGCAAGTGGGTGTAACACCTGATCTGCAAACTACCTATGGTCCGGGCTACGACAGAGCTACCAATAAATCTTCTTTTGGCGCTGATGATGATGGCTGGATTCATATGGGTACTATTAATGGTAAGGATGCCATACGGCCTATCTTCCGCGCCTACGCCCAGTTCGGCCCTAAAATGGAAGGACAGGATGTTTACTGGTGGGATGGACAATTCCGTAAGTATGTAAGCCATAAAAATAACTGGAAACAGTTCTATCGCGATGGCTACAGCTCTATTGCTAACGTTGCGATATCAAATGCCAGCGACAAACTGACCTACCGTTTCTCCTATACCCGTAACGATTATCAGGGGGTGCAGATTGGTGGTAAACAACAAAAAAATACGTTCAACTTTAATACGACTTATAAAATCACTCCTAAGCTGACTACAGACATCGTACTCACTTATGTGAATGAAAAAGTACATAACCGTCCTGAGCAGATTAACCGTGTAACCTCCAACTATGGTGGCTTCTTCAGTTCTGCTGACTATATGGATGTGTACATGAACAAATATAAAACCAGCAAAGGATACAAGTGGGTGAAGTTTGATGATACTTCCAAAGATCCTGCAGAGGCGATTAAATACAGTATCAGAGCTTATGATTACATGGATTTTCTCTGGAAACAACTGGAAAACAGCTACGATGAAAGATCCAATCGTCTGTTGTCCAGCCTTACCCTGAGCTATGAAATTGCGAAAGATCTGAAGTTGCGTGGAAGAATAGGTAATGACTTCACCGGGTATAGTGCAGAAACCATGAACAGAGCTGAATTTCCGCTGTCATTTGGTGAAAGTGGTGCATATGCTACAAACAACAATGTGTATAACATCGTATACGGCGACGTATTACTGTCTTACAACAAACAACTGTCTAAAAACATTGGATTCAGTGCCAGCGCGGGTTATCAGGCACGCCGGGAAGAAAATCGTTTTGTGGGTATTGGTACCAATGGTGGCCTTACGCAGGAAAACTGGTTTAGCCTGAATGCTTCAAAAAATCCGATCTCTGCCAGCTCTACCTACCGTCAGTATTATCAACAGGATGGTTTATTTGGTACTGTAAGCTTTGATTATAAAAACTTCCTGTTCCTCGAGGGTACTGGTCGTTATGAAAGAGCTTCTACACTGGCTCCCGGCAACAATGCCTATTTCTATCCCAGCGTAAGTGCTTCACTGGAACTGACTAAAGCGCTGAAACTCCCTTCCTTTGTGGACTACAGCAAACTGCGTTTGTCTTACGGTGAAGTAGCTACTGCTGCCGGTATATATTCTTCCAACGTAGTATATAGCGGCTATACCATGAATGGGGTACCTGCACTGCTTCCGCAAAGCGCTTATGGTAATAATAACCTGAAGCCGGAACGTAAACATGAAGTGGAAGTAGGCTGGGAAACCAAATTACTGAACAACAGACTGGGCTTTGATGTGTCCTATTACAACGGTACCATTAAAGGACAGATCATTAACCTGACCATACCTTCCAGCACCGGTGCCAACTCTATCTGGAAAAACGTAGGAGATCTCAACAACTATGGTTTGGAAGTAGCACTGAATGGTACGCCGGTTACCACCCGTAATTTTGACTGGAACATGCGCGCTACACTGGGCTACAACAGAAACAAGCTGAAAAGCCTGATGCCTGGTATGGATAAACTGGTACTTTCCAATGTGGATAATGGTTCCCTGCTGGTAACTGCAAGAGTGGGTGAGGCTGCGGGTGATATCATGGGCTACAAACGTAAACAGGATGCGCAGGGCAACTACATGATTGATGCTAACGGTTATTATATCATAGATTTTGATCATCAGGTAAAACTGGGTAACATCCAGGCAGACTTAACAGGTGGCCTTGCCAATACACTGCGTTATAAAAACTGGACCCTCGACTTTCTGGTGGATTTCCGCTGGGGCGGTCAGATGATTTCTACTTCCAACTACTATGGTACAGGTGCCGGTATGTATAAGAGCACTTTAGCCGGTCGTGATGCAGAACATGGCGGTGTAGCCTACTATGTAGATGGTAGCGGTAAAAATGTAGCTGCGGGGAGCGGAGCTCCGGCTGGTGCAAAAGTTTATCATGATGGTGTTGTCCTGAATGGTTTAACAGCAGATGGTAAGCAGAACGGAACAATCATTGATGCGGCCAGCTATTATCTGAACACCTACAGCTGGGGTTCATGGCCTGGTTCCGGCTCTTCCAGTACTTATGAAGGTGCTGTATTTGATAACAACTTCATCAAATTCCGCGAACTGTCATTGAATTACACAATGCCAGTGAAATTAAAAAGCAAAGTAAAGGCACAAAACCTCACTGTAGGCGTGTTTGGCAGAAACCTGTTTTATCTGTACAAATCATTGCCTAACCTGGATCCTGAGGTGGGTATTGGTAGCAGCTTTGTTAGCCAGGGTATTGAATCCGGTACCACAGCAGCTTCCCGTACCATGGGGGTGAATCTTAGATTGAGCTTTTAA
- a CDS encoding TonB-dependent receptor, translating to MKKILLLLPIFSLLASALQAQRIHGTISDETGGPLSGATVSLLSAKDSSLIKLSLSENGSYAFSEAPRDTLLITISYVGFDVFYSLPFYFSGKTITLPTFHLHKASSNLKGIGVTARKPMVEVRPDKTVLNVEGTINAIGGHALDLLRKSPGVMVDKDDHLTLNGRNGVQVYIDGRPSPLNEQDLSNYLQSLSSSQIEAVEIISNPSVQYDAAGTAGVINIRLKKNKSQGLNGSISAGVSISRHTRMDDGFSLNYRNKRLNAFGSYTGAFGKSGMDFNLYRIVKDTAFDQKSEVLFKNRSHNVKAGLDYTLDTRNSVGLTVNGSFATPTLENHNYTPIMYYPTGSEARILDATNNNSMKNNNVNVNLNYTYKDSTGRLLTVNGDYGNYSLNSDQWQPNTFLQPDGKTITGSKNYFIESPTHIDIYSIKADYEHGLAKGRLGIGGKFGYVKTDNTFNQYNEAGDRTVLDNAASNFFSYTENVNALYARYSREFKGFSLQGGIRAEHSTVKGELTGGKKAENDQTTDQSFHKSYLDFFPNLSFTLAPKTNNQFVLAYSRRIDRPVYKDLNPFEYRLNEYTFHKGSTQVRPQYSNTISLTYTYKFQLNTTLSYSHVKDVFGQVVDTADGTKGYLSNRNLAAQDITSISFSFPFQYKSYSLFANVNGYYSKYNASYGAGRELNLDVYGANIFLQNSIRFGKGWTGELSAFYNTPSIWQGSMKAAAIWSADAGLQKQLLQGNAAIKVAVSDLFNTLKWSASSDFAGQKIWAAGKQETRQFKVSFTYRFGNSQVKAAKQIESGTEEEHKRVKSNGLGN from the coding sequence ATGAAAAAAATTTTACTTCTTCTTCCGATATTTTCTCTTCTTGCATCTGCATTACAGGCCCAGCGCATTCATGGCACGATAAGCGATGAAACAGGGGGACCTCTCAGTGGCGCCACGGTTTCCCTGCTTAGCGCAAAGGATAGTTCACTGATTAAGCTTAGTCTCTCAGAGAATGGCAGTTATGCTTTTTCAGAAGCGCCGCGGGATACGCTACTTATAACTATCAGCTATGTGGGTTTTGATGTCTTTTATTCTTTACCGTTCTATTTTTCGGGAAAGACAATAACCCTTCCCACTTTCCATCTGCATAAAGCCAGCAGTAATCTAAAGGGCATCGGCGTAACGGCGCGTAAACCTATGGTAGAAGTCAGGCCGGACAAAACCGTATTGAATGTAGAAGGTACCATCAATGCAATAGGGGGCCATGCGTTGGACTTGCTGCGCAAATCGCCGGGAGTTATGGTAGATAAAGATGATCACCTGACGCTGAATGGCAGGAATGGTGTACAGGTATACATTGACGGCAGGCCATCGCCACTTAATGAACAGGACTTAAGTAATTATCTCCAATCCCTTTCTTCATCTCAGATTGAAGCTGTTGAAATCATCAGCAACCCCTCAGTACAGTATGATGCTGCCGGTACAGCAGGTGTCATCAATATCAGGCTGAAGAAGAATAAATCGCAGGGCTTAAACGGTAGCATCTCAGCAGGTGTCAGCATCAGCCGTCATACAAGGATGGATGATGGTTTTTCGCTCAACTACCGTAACAAAAGACTCAACGCCTTTGGTTCGTATACCGGTGCTTTTGGTAAGTCTGGCATGGATTTCAACCTTTATCGCATTGTAAAGGATACCGCCTTTGATCAAAAGAGTGAGGTACTCTTTAAGAACCGAAGCCACAATGTCAAAGCTGGTCTTGATTACACGCTTGATACCAGAAATTCAGTCGGATTGACGGTGAATGGGAGCTTTGCCACACCCACATTGGAAAACCACAACTATACACCCATTATGTATTACCCAACAGGCAGCGAGGCTCGCATATTGGATGCTACCAACAACAACAGCATGAAAAATAATAACGTAAACGTAAACCTGAATTACACCTATAAAGATAGTACCGGCCGGCTCCTGACAGTAAATGGTGACTATGGTAATTATTCATTGAATTCTGACCAGTGGCAACCCAACACCTTCCTGCAACCCGATGGCAAAACAATAACAGGCAGTAAAAACTATTTTATCGAAAGTCCCACTCATATTGACATTTATTCAATAAAAGCTGATTACGAACACGGACTTGCTAAAGGACGTTTAGGTATTGGCGGCAAGTTTGGTTATGTTAAAACCGATAACACTTTCAATCAGTATAATGAAGCCGGTGATAGAACAGTGCTGGATAATGCTGCCAGTAATTTTTTTAGCTATACCGAAAATGTGAATGCATTGTATGCCCGGTATTCCCGTGAGTTCAAAGGCTTTTCTTTACAGGGAGGCATACGGGCTGAGCACTCAACAGTAAAAGGTGAATTGACAGGAGGGAAAAAAGCGGAAAATGATCAGACGACAGACCAGTCATTCCATAAAAGCTATCTCGATTTTTTCCCGAACCTTTCATTCACGCTTGCACCTAAAACCAACAACCAGTTTGTGCTGGCATACAGTCGCCGGATTGACCGTCCGGTTTACAAAGACCTGAACCCTTTTGAATATCGGCTGAATGAATATACTTTTCACAAAGGGAGTACACAAGTTCGCCCACAATATAGTAATACTATCAGCCTCACCTATACGTATAAGTTTCAGTTAAACACAACACTTAGCTACAGCCATGTGAAAGATGTATTTGGACAGGTGGTGGATACCGCTGATGGAACGAAGGGGTATCTCTCCAATCGTAATCTGGCTGCACAGGATATCACCAGTATCTCCTTCAGCTTTCCCTTTCAATATAAGAGCTATAGCCTTTTCGCCAATGTGAATGGTTATTATTCAAAATACAACGCTTCCTATGGCGCCGGCCGGGAGTTGAATCTGGATGTATATGGAGCGAATATATTCCTGCAAAACAGCATCCGTTTTGGGAAAGGGTGGACCGGAGAATTGAGCGCCTTTTACAATACTCCTTCCATCTGGCAGGGTAGCATGAAGGCGGCAGCTATCTGGAGTGCTGATGCCGGCCTGCAAAAACAACTATTGCAGGGTAATGCTGCTATCAAAGTAGCTGTGAGCGACTTGTTCAACACCTTGAAGTGGAGCGCCAGCTCGGATTTTGCCGGACAGAAAATTTGGGCGGCGGGTAAACAGGAAACCAGACAATTTAAAGTATCCTTTACCTATCGTTTCGGAAACAGTCAGGTAAAAGCGGCAAAACAAATCGAAAGTGGTACAGAAGAAGAACATAAACGCGTGAAGAGCAATGGATTGGGCAATTAA
- a CDS encoding AraC family transcriptional regulator, giving the protein MQYPKAAMYLGSTRSMLISPHLVTDVHQHVVIQFTCSLDGKPFIVWTESDGWQQAEAVLIDSAVAHSLKEFDGWQVTTCIMPDVQTGRLVQEKVLEGRPIKYYLEKDILPIIEALQMTRRQLLTDSNVFNSLTDTVFHYLLQETPFRPPLDDRIRKAIYFIRQNIHNKISAAALASEVHLSENRFLHLFREQVGAPLRQYVIWQRVAVATETLMEGKSSKEAAYEAGFSDQAHFSRTFFQMFGAQPSAYAALKPLYHFGFFHNI; this is encoded by the coding sequence ATGCAATATCCCAAAGCCGCCATGTACCTGGGTTCCACCCGCAGTATGTTGATTTCCCCGCACCTGGTAACAGACGTTCATCAACACGTCGTTATTCAGTTTACCTGTTCGCTGGATGGAAAACCCTTCATTGTTTGGACGGAAAGTGACGGCTGGCAACAGGCAGAGGCTGTACTCATCGATTCGGCTGTTGCGCATAGTCTGAAAGAGTTTGATGGCTGGCAGGTCACTACCTGCATTATGCCGGATGTACAAACAGGACGCCTGGTTCAGGAGAAGGTTTTAGAGGGAAGACCTATTAAATACTATCTGGAGAAAGATATTCTACCAATAATAGAAGCCCTGCAAATGACACGCCGGCAGCTACTCACCGATAGCAACGTATTTAATTCGCTAACGGATACTGTTTTTCATTACCTCCTCCAGGAAACACCATTTAGGCCTCCACTCGATGACCGTATAAGGAAAGCGATCTATTTCATACGTCAAAACATTCACAACAAAATTTCTGCGGCGGCACTGGCATCAGAAGTGCACTTGTCTGAAAACCGTTTTTTGCACCTATTCCGGGAACAGGTGGGGGCCCCACTCCGGCAGTATGTTATTTGGCAACGGGTGGCAGTGGCAACCGAAACCCTGATGGAAGGTAAATCATCCAAAGAAGCCGCTTACGAGGCAGGCTTCTCCGATCAGGCGCATTTTTCCCGTACCTTTTTCCAGATGTTCGGAGCGCAACCCTCTGCTTATGCCGCACTTAAACCTCTTTACCATTTCGGATTCTTCCATAATATTTAA
- a CDS encoding AraC family transcriptional regulator, with amino-acid sequence MDISRQKQLADSLSNIGLEIIECRVNQLVEEIKQSVRDYLSLSPDSHQYKLSSFISGKLAYDFGYLSDLFSKMEGITVERYFMLQRLEKVKELLDYDQLSLSEIAFEVGFSSVHHLSSQFKKLTGTTPSQYKQLAVKERKFLDLVGV; translated from the coding sequence TTGGATATAAGTCGCCAAAAACAACTGGCAGATAGCCTTAGCAATATCGGACTGGAGATCATTGAATGCCGGGTGAATCAGCTTGTAGAAGAGATAAAACAAAGCGTAAGAGACTACCTGTCTCTGAGTCCCGACTCCCATCAATACAAGCTCTCAAGCTTTATATCAGGAAAACTGGCTTATGATTTCGGATACCTGAGCGATTTGTTCTCCAAAATGGAAGGCATCACTGTTGAGCGGTATTTCATGTTACAACGCCTTGAAAAAGTAAAGGAGCTGCTGGATTATGATCAATTATCACTTAGCGAAATTGCCTTTGAAGTCGGATTTAGCAGTGTTCACCACTTGTCTTCCCAGTTTAAAAAACTTACAGGCACTACTCCCTCCCAATACAAACAATTAGCCGTGAAAGAACGTAAATTCCTTGATTTGGTAGGCGTTTGA